In a single window of the Solea senegalensis isolate Sse05_10M linkage group LG1, IFAPA_SoseM_1, whole genome shotgun sequence genome:
- the hes6 gene encoding transcription cofactor HES-6: MAPTRNNAHGMDVNENNHYSGSNKTDRKMRKPLVEKKRRARINESLQELRVLIADADLQSKMENAEVLEMTVKRVESILKNRDQEVTAVNREACERFAAGYIQCMHDVHTFVSSCPGIDPTEAAELLNHLLESMPLNDEERLRVMLPDALADYPRSDSSWSLSDSMSPAPSTISTDDLCSDLDETDSEQSHVSSSEEADGQDVLAYLPSLTYSKSVWRPW, encoded by the exons atggccCCCACGCGTAACAACGCGCACGGAATGGATGTAAACGAGAATAATCACTACAGTGGGTCTAATAAGACTGACAGAAAG atgagGAAACCTCTggtggagaagaaaagaagagctCGCATCAATGAAAGTTTACAAGAACTACGAGTTCTCATCGCGGACGCAGAC TTGCAATCAAAGATGGAGAATGCAGAGGTCCTGGAGATGACAGTCAAACGAGTGGAGAGCATTCTGAAAAACCGGGATCAAG AGGTGACTGCCGTGAACCGGGAGGCATGTGAGCGGTTTGCAGCCGGCTACATCCAGTGTATGCACGACGTGCACACGTTTGTGTCCAGCTGCCCTGGGATTGATCCCACGGAAGCGGCGGAGCTGCTGAACCACCTCCTGGAAAGCATGCCCTTGAACGACGAGGAGCGTCTGCGGGTGATGTTGCCAGACGCCTTAGCGGACTATCCCAGAAGCGACAGCTCTTGGTCCTTGTCTGATAGCATGTCCCCAGCCCCGTCCACCATCTCCACCGATGACCTCTGCTCTGACCTGGACGAGACTGACTCGGAGCAAAGCCACGTTTCTTCGTCAGAGGAGGCCGACGGCCAGGATGTTCTCGCCTACTTGCCTTCTCTAACTTACTCCAAGTCCGTGTGGAGACCCTGGTAG